The Marivirga salinae DNA window TGAATTAGTTGCAACTGATAGCGATGCCGGTGAAAACTTCACCTTCACTTTTGTAGCGGGTGCTGGAGATACAGATAATGCAAGTTTTACAATTGATAAGGGAGCAATATCTCAAAGGAGTTTCTTAAGAGCTGGAGAAGTATTTGATTTCCAAACGCAGTCATCTTACTCTGTTAGAATTCAAGTAGAGGATAAGGATGGTAATACCTATCAACAACAATTAAGTATCACTATAAATGATGTTGCAGAAATTAATCCAGCCACAGCTTTTATTACGACTTGGGAAACCACTTCACCAAGTGAAAGTATTACCATTCCCACCAACTCAAGCGAGACTTATAATTATGCTGTAGATTGGGGAGATGGGAATATTGAGTCTGGTCTTACAGGTGATGCATCGCACACCTATGCTAATGCAGGAACTTATACTGTAAGTATTTCTGGTGATTTCCCGAGAATATACTTTAGGAAAATTCAAGATGGGGTTGAAGATAAGATTTTCACTATTCAACAGTGGGGAGATATTGAGTGGACTTCAATGCATGAAGCTTTCCAGGGATGTTCCAATTTAAATATAACTGCTTCGGATTCACCGAATTTGTCTAATGTAACAGATATGAGTAGTATGTTTGTTTTTTGCTTTAGCCTTGATGCCGATATAGGAGACTGGGATGTTTCAAATGTTGAAAATATGAACAATCTCTTTTTTAGAGCGGAATCTTTTAATGCCGATATAAGTGGTTGGGATGTTTCTAATGTGACAGATATGAGCAGTATGTTTTCTTCAGCAGAAATATTTAACCAAAATATAGGTTCATGGCAAGTGGGGAATGTTGTCGACATGAACTCAATGTTTTCTAGAGCACACAGCTTTAATCAAAATATTGAAGGATGGGATGTGAGGCAAGTTACAGATATGAGCTTCATGTTTCTCGATGCTTTTGCCTTCAATCAGCCATTGAATGCTTGGGAAGTAATGAATGTAACGGACATGAGAAGCATGTTTAAGAAAGATGACTTCTTTGCTAGTGAATCTTCGAGCTTCAATCAGCCTTTAAATAGTTGGGATGTGAGTCAAGTTAGCGATATGAATTCTATGTTTTCGGGTGCTGCAGTTTTTGATCAAAACATTGACAACTGGCAGGTTCAAAATGTAACCGATATGAGCCAGATGTTTTATAAAGCAAGCGCTTTTAATCAGGATATTAGTACTTGGGACTTTTCCAATGTTACGAATATGGATCAGATGTTTCAGTCTGCTACTTCTTTCGATCAGGCAATAGGAAGTTGGGTTATTACTAATGTTGTCAGTATGGATGATATGTTAGTAGGCAGTGGATTATCAATAGCAAATTATGATGCCACTCTTCAAGATTGGGCTTCACAAACTGTTCAGTCTGATGTAATATTTGGAGCAAATTTTTTAAACTATTGCACTGCGGAAACCGCCAGAAATACGCTGATAAACACCTACAACTGGACTATATCTGATGACGGGCTTCAATGTCCTTCACAATCTGCCCCTTTCATAACCACTTGGCAAACAGATGACACGGAAATAACTATTCCGACCACTGGAACTGGCTATAATTATGATATCACCTGGACCAACCTGACTAACCCTGGTGTGGGAGACGGTTCTGCTACAAATCAAGCAGGAAATTATACTGTCACAGGCTTATCTAATGGAGATACTTATCAGTTGGAGATTAATGGAGATTTTCCAAGGATTCTTTTTAATGAAAACAGTCAAGTCCTAAAAATTCAATCAATAGAGCAATGGGGAGATATACAATGGACATCAATGTCTCGTGCATTCAGCGGCTGTTCGAATTTGGTTTCTAATGCTACTGATAATCCGGATCTTTCGGGAGTGTCAAACTTTAGCCAAATGTTTAAGGGCTGTACCAATTTTACAGGAGATTTATCTGGCTGGAATACTGGTAATGCCACTTTCATGAGTGAAATGTTTCGAGGCTGTGCTAATTTTAATAGTGACTTATCTGGCTGGGATGTAACCAATGTAACTGATATGAGCTCACTATTTTACGGAGCAGAATCATTCAATGGGGATGTATCAAATTGGAATGTATCAAATGTGAACAACATGTATGCTATATTCTTAAATGCCAGTATTTTCAATCAAGATATCTCCAATTGGGACGTTTCCAATGTCCAAGACTTTGGTAGTGCATTTAATTTTGCTGAAAACTTTAATCAAGACTTAAGTGGATGGAACACTTCTTCAGCCACTAACATGTCCGGAATGTTTAGAAGAGCGTTTGATTTTGACCAGGATTTGTCAGCATGGGATATTCGAAACGTCACCGACTTATCTCAAGTTTTTGAAAATTCTTCAATGTCTGTAGATAATTATGATCTCACAATTCAAGGCTGGGCTACACAATCAGTGCAATCTGGTGTTACGCTAGGTGCAGATGGGTTAGCTTATTGCAATAGTGAGGATGCCAGGAATAGTTTAATTAATAGCCCTAATAATTGGACTATAATTGGGGATGTCAAAGATTGTACTGGGGTGAATTCCATACCGACTGATATTAGTTTGAGTTCTTCAACTATAGATGAAGGTAATTCAGTAGGAGATCTTGTGGGTTTATTTACTACCACCGATGCAGATGCAGGTGATACGCATTCCTACTCACTAGTAGCTGGAGCAGGTGATACTGACAATGTCAGCTTTTCTATCACCGATGACCAACTAAAAGCAGCCGAAGCATTTGATTTTGAAACCAAATCAAGCTACTCTATTAGAGTTCAAACTGATGATGGAAATGGCAGTACTTTTGATAAAGAATTTTCTATCACTATCAATGATGTGGTAGAAAAGCAAGATCAAACAATCACATTTGAAGCATTAGCAGACAAAGAATATGGAGATGCTTCCTTTAGCTTAACCGCCTCATCGGATAGCGAGTTGGCGGTAAGTTTTGAAGTAGTAGAGGGACCAGTGAGTTTGACGGGAAATGAAGTGACCATCACAGGAGTTGGAACAGCCACGATCCGCGCCACGCAAGGAGGGAATGATGGTTTTAATCCAGCAGAGCCGGTGGATCAAAGCTTTGCTATTACAAAAGCAGGCTTAACGGTCATTGCCGAAGATAAGGTGATGAGCTATGGTGAAGCCCTTCCAGCTTTGACTTATGAGATAACAGGCTTTGTTTATAACGATGATGAAAATGACTTAAGCACGCCAGTTGAGATCAACACTACAGCCGATCAAAATAGTAATGCAGGCCCTTATGCCATCAATGTTTCAGGAGCCACAGCAGCGAATTATGATGTCAGCTTTGAAGCGGGAAGCCTAACCATCGAAAAAGCAGCGCAAGAAATTACCTTTGATGCGCTGTCAGATGTGGATATCGATCAAAGCACAGAGGTGAGCCTTTCGGCAACAGCGAGTTCTGACTTGGCGGTGAGCTTTGAAGTAGTAAGCGGTCCAGCTACTTTGGATGGAACTACCTTGAGTCTAAGCGGTACGGGAACGGTAACGGTTAGGGCTAGTCAGGAAGGCAATGATAACTACCAGGCAGCAGAACCGGTGTCACAATCATTTGATGTGTTCTCTACCGCAAAAGAGAATCAAAGCATCACATTTGAGGCCCTTCCTGAAAAAACATTTGGGGATGAGTCTTTCGAACTAAGTGCCACGGCAAGCTCAGGATTGACATTGAACTATAGCAGTTCAGACGAAACAGTAGCTACAATAGAGGGAGCAATGGTGACGATAGTGGGAGCAGGAACAACGATCATTACAGCTAGCCAAGCGGGGAATGAGGAGTATAACCCAGCGCCAGCCATCAGTCAGACCTTGGTGGTCAACAAGGCAGATCAGGAGATCACGATAGAAGCTATCTCTAACAAAGTCATCGAAGCAGCAGATTTTGAGGTGGTTGCTTCCACTACAAGCGGATTAGCATTGAGCTACGTGGTATTGTCAGGCCCAGCTACCCTCAACGGAAATATCGTCACGCTAAGCGGTGAAGTAGGAACAGTAGAAATAGAAGTAAGTCAGGCGGGCAATGAGAATTACTTAGCTGCTTCTGCGACCATTAGCTTTGAAGTGGTAGATAATCCATGTGAAGGATTTGGCGCCACGGCCACTGCACTACAAAACGTAAGCTGCAATGGCGATGCAAGCGGTAGCTTTGAAGTAAATACAAGCAATGGAACAGCACCTTTTACCTACACCCTAGGAAATGAAAACCAGGATAATGGACTATTTGAGAATATGACGGCAGGTAGTTATGAAATCATAGTAACCGATACCAATGGCTGCAGTGCTACTGCTACAGTTGAAATTAGCGAAGCAGAAGCTTTACAAGTAACGGCCGAGACCACGGATAGCAATAGTATTTTCGGAAATGGTAGTATCAGCCTGACAGTAATTGGAGGAACCGGAAACTATAGCTATGATTGGAGTACTGGAGCTACCACTGCAGACCTTACAGACTTAGGTATAGGAGAATATACAGTAACTATAACAGATGAGGCAGGATGTAGCATTGAAGACAGCTATACTATAGGTGGAGTAACGGCTAATAGCGATGCTTTTGAGCTTAACATTTACCCTAATCCGGTCATCAACCAAATTACTATATCGCACGGAGAGAAGGTGAATCAGATCAGTTTGATGGATGCAAAAGGAAAGATAATCCTAGAGCAGAAAGCAATTGGAAGAGAAACCGAGCTAGAGATGACAGGACTACCAGCAGGCATATATTTCATCCGTCTGGACGATGGTAATATGAAAAGAATAATAAAGGAGTAAGAGTAGAAAGAGCGCAATAGGAATTAAAACCCTATTTGCGCTCTTAAAATTCAACCTTAAACAAATCACTCAATACATAAAATAGAAAACAAATGAAGACATTTAGATATATAACACTAATTAGCTTGATAGCACTGACTTCCATGATCGGCTGCAAAAATGAGGTAACGATCACACCCACCGAACAAGCCCAACAGGATTTAGTAGAATCACTGCAAGGAACTTGGACGGCTCAGGAGGTAAGAAAAGAAAACACGGTAATTAGTGATTTCAATGACTTTAGCTTGACCATCACGGATAAAAGCTACAGCACTGAAAACGGATCACCGGTATGGCCAAGCAGTGGCACCTTTGACTTTGAGAGCATAGAGACAGAAAATGAATTTGTGAGGCAAGATGGGCGACTGTTTACGGCAACAGTCAATAACGGCACTGTAACAATCACCATCGTCTATCAAGAAGAAACCGGTAGAGGAGAATATGGCACCTATGAGTTTGTCATGGAATAAAGAAAATAGAAGAAGCTAGCAATAGCCCACGTTTAGGTAGGCCCTAAGTGTTGTTGAAAGATAGGGTAGTGGTTTTTTCATGAGCCTCTGTAGTGATACAGAGGCTTTTTTATTTTTCTTCTTTTGAATAGAAAGATGGAATAACAGCAAACTGAAATGAGGAGAGAAAAATGCCTGACAGTTTGAGGAAAATGAAACAGCTAGTTTAGCTGCCTTGTGCGATCAGCTTTTTTTGTGACTTGAAATTTAATATACATGAAGTTTTCTGTAAATATTATGATAAAGTAGCTAATTTACGGCCTCTATCTTGCAAAGTTCATGAGGCAATTTATCATATTTTATCTTTTTGTTGGTCTTTTGCAGCCCTCAATTGCACAGGATTACGTTACTCAGTCATTTTCGGATGTTTACGATTTTGATGTACGCACAATTTATGATGTGATGCAAGCAAGTGACGAGAAACTATGGATAGGCACTGATCAAGGGGTGTTTTCCTTCAATCAACGAGAAGTTAAACGATATGCAGATAGCCGTTATCAGTCAGAATTTTCAAATCTTAAAGAAGATCCAGATGGTAGGATCTGGTTACAAAATTTTAGCGGTCAAATATTCTTCATAAAAGAGGATTCGCTTCGCTTGTTTAAAGATTTATCACCATACACCAGAGATGGCTTAATCAGTCTTGATATCAGCCGGTACCCTA harbors:
- a CDS encoding BspA family leucine-rich repeat surface protein; amino-acid sequence: MKNFLPILFCLLSLLAFKAQGQNEFITTWQTTDTEITIPTTGSGYNYDISWINLDNSGVGDGSASGITGDYTITGLTNDETYEIVISGTFPRIYFNGGVEKDKILTVKQWGIIQWSSMERAFQGCTNFNITATDAPDLSTVTSMRSMFQSCTSLDADLSSWDVSNVEDFLATFSSTQNYSQDLTSWVVSSATNMALMFSNSNFNGSLFGWDVSGVTNFSSMFSASSFNNSSIVSWTTTSATKMDYMFSANTTFNQDISGWNTSLVENMSHMFNNASSFNQSLNSWNVSNVTDMSRMFAFATSFNGDISSWNTTKVTDLSGIFYGATNFNQSIAYNSGTNAWNTSNVTDLSNTFHDATAFNQDISGWDVSKVTSFSSTFEDATSFNQDISGWDVSSVTSMNYTFNGASSFDQNLGSWDISNLFGSNGMYRAFYGSALSTENYDNTLNGWTDGSITPPGYINMYVYGLTYCDASGRDILQNTYNWNFSGDQQSCTPTAISLTSNSIDENNAIGTQIGELVATDSDAGENFTFTFVAGAGDTDNASFTIDKGAISQRSFLRAGEVFDFQTQSSYSVRIQVEDKDGNTYQQQLSITINDVAEINPATAFITTWETTSPSESITIPTNSSETYNYAVDWGDGNIESGLTGDASHTYANAGTYTVSISGDFPRIYFRKIQDGVEDKIFTIQQWGDIEWTSMHEAFQGCSNLNITASDSPNLSNVTDMSSMFVFCFSLDADIGDWDVSNVENMNNLFFRAESFNADISGWDVSNVTDMSSMFSSAEIFNQNIGSWQVGNVVDMNSMFSRAHSFNQNIEGWDVRQVTDMSFMFLDAFAFNQPLNAWEVMNVTDMRSMFKKDDFFASESSSFNQPLNSWDVSQVSDMNSMFSGAAVFDQNIDNWQVQNVTDMSQMFYKASAFNQDISTWDFSNVTNMDQMFQSATSFDQAIGSWVITNVVSMDDMLVGSGLSIANYDATLQDWASQTVQSDVIFGANFLNYCTAETARNTLINTYNWTISDDGLQCPSQSAPFITTWQTDDTEITIPTTGTGYNYDITWTNLTNPGVGDGSATNQAGNYTVTGLSNGDTYQLEINGDFPRILFNENSQVLKIQSIEQWGDIQWTSMSRAFSGCSNLVSNATDNPDLSGVSNFSQMFKGCTNFTGDLSGWNTGNATFMSEMFRGCANFNSDLSGWDVTNVTDMSSLFYGAESFNGDVSNWNVSNVNNMYAIFLNASIFNQDISNWDVSNVQDFGSAFNFAENFNQDLSGWNTSSATNMSGMFRRAFDFDQDLSAWDIRNVTDLSQVFENSSMSVDNYDLTIQGWATQSVQSGVTLGADGLAYCNSEDARNSLINSPNNWTIIGDVKDCTGVNSIPTDISLSSSTIDEGNSVGDLVGLFTTTDADAGDTHSYSLVAGAGDTDNVSFSITDDQLKAAEAFDFETKSSYSIRVQTDDGNGSTFDKEFSITINDVVEKQDQTITFEALADKEYGDASFSLTASSDSELAVSFEVVEGPVSLTGNEVTITGVGTATIRATQGGNDGFNPAEPVDQSFAITKAGLTVIAEDKVMSYGEALPALTYEITGFVYNDDENDLSTPVEINTTADQNSNAGPYAINVSGATAANYDVSFEAGSLTIEKAAQEITFDALSDVDIDQSTEVSLSATASSDLAVSFEVVSGPATLDGTTLSLSGTGTVTVRASQEGNDNYQAAEPVSQSFDVFSTAKENQSITFEALPEKTFGDESFELSATASSGLTLNYSSSDETVATIEGAMVTIVGAGTTIITASQAGNEEYNPAPAISQTLVVNKADQEITIEAISNKVIEAADFEVVASTTSGLALSYVVLSGPATLNGNIVTLSGEVGTVEIEVSQAGNENYLAASATISFEVVDNPCEGFGATATALQNVSCNGDASGSFEVNTSNGTAPFTYTLGNENQDNGLFENMTAGSYEIIVTDTNGCSATATVEISEAEALQVTAETTDSNSIFGNGSISLTVIGGTGNYSYDWSTGATTADLTDLGIGEYTVTITDEAGCSIEDSYTIGGVTANSDAFELNIYPNPVINQITISHGEKVNQISLMDAKGKIILEQKAIGRETELEMTGLPAGIYFIRLDDGNMKRIIKE